In Elstera cyanobacteriorum, the genomic stretch AGCGCCTGTCGTTTCTGTCGGGAATCCATACGAAAAATTCACTTGCGCGGGGGGGCGTTTTGCCTCATACGCAGCGTTAGACGCACTCGCACGTGCCTATGGCCCGATCTGGGAAGTAAGCCCAGGGTTGGTTATGCAACGACGGACCCGCGTCCTTTTGGATCCTCTAGCAACTCTGCTGGTGCCGAAGGGAATAGTGGCCATGACTGGTAAACGCCTTCACCTTAGGATGATCGACCCCGCCCTGTTTGTGGCGGCGTCTAGTCTTTTGGTCGGCGTGCAGCCTAGGCCCTAGACGTGGGCGGCGCGCCGACCTTTAAAGCGGCTCGCCCCTGATCCTTCTACCCTCGTTTCATCGCTGCGCTCCCTAAGTCGCCCAAATGTGGCGGCGACCAGATCGCTTCCCTTATTCCAAACCCCGGTTCAAGTCGGGGAAAATAGGCTATCCGCCTATCGTGTGGAGTTTGTCGCCATGACTGCCAAGATCGAACGCTATCTCGCCGAAAACCAGGTGGAAACCCCGTGCCTCGTGGTCGATCTTGACGTGATCGCCGAGAATTACCGCACGATGAACCGTCTGCTGCCGCTGGCGCGCATTTTCTACGCGGTCAAAGCCAACCCGGAACCCGCCGTGGTCGCCATGCTGAACGGCCTCGGTTCCTCCTTCGATACCGCCAGCCGTGGCGAGATCGATCTGGTGCTGGGCCAGGGTGCCAGCCCGGACCGTGTGTCCTTCGGCAATACCATCAAGAAGCAGCGCGACATTGCTTACGCCTATGAAAAGGGCGTGCGTCTGTTCGCCTTCGATTCGGAAGCCGAGCTGGAAAAGCTCGCCGAATCGGCGCCGGGCGCGAAGGTGTTCTGCCGTATCCTCATGGAATGCGGCGGTGCCGAATGGCCGCTGTCGCGCAAGTTCGGTTGTGCGCCGGAAATGGCGACCGACCTGCTGGTGCGCGCCCGTGACCTGGGGCTGGAGCCCTATGGCATCTCCTTCCATGTCGGCTCGCAGCAGACCGATATCGGCCAGTGGGACGTTGCCATTGGTCGCGCCGCCGCCATGTTCTCGGCGATTGCCAAAGCCAATATCGACCTGAAGATGGTCAATATCGGCGGCGGTTTCCCGGCGAAATACCGCGCCAACATCCGCCCGGTCGAAGCCTATTGCGACGGCGTGATGAGCGCGATGCAGAAGCACTTCGGCAATGCCATCCCGGAAATCATCATCGAGCCGGGCCGCTCGATGGTCGGTGATGCGGGCGTGATCCAGACCGAGGTCGTGCTGATCTCGAAGAAGGATTACGAGGAAGACAAGCGCTGGGTCTATCTCGACATCGGCAAGTTCGGCGGTCTCGCCGAAACGATGGACGAGGCGATTAAGTATGATATCGCCACCGACCGCGATGGCGGCGAAACCGCGCCGGTGATCCTGGCCGGGCCGACCTGCGACAGCGCCGATATTCTGTACGAAAAGACCGAATACCGCCTGCCGGTCGAACTCAAGGTCGGCGACAAGGTCAAGATCCTCGCGACGGGTGCCTATACCACCTCCTACTCGGCGGTGAACTTCAACGGGTTCGCCCCGCTGAAAGCGGTTTGCATCTAACGGTACGCGCTGTCGAAAAAAAGCCGGATTGGGGCAACCCGATCCGGCCTTTTTGTTTATTGGGCCAGCGGCAATGCCGCCTCCATCACGCCGGTATCTTCCTCGCTGACCTTCAAGCCGAACCCGAGGTCGCGCGCCATCGTCAGCATCGGTTCGTTCTCGCGCAGGATCGTCCCGACGATTTTACCGACCTTGCGCTCCTGACCGTAACCGATGATCTGATGCATCAGCGTATAACCGAGGCCCCGGCCTTTGATGTCCGAGCGGATCAGGATGGCATATTCCCCCACGGTCAGATCGGCGTCGCAGGTTAGGCGAACGGTGCCCCAGATCGGGCCGAGGCTGCCGTCGTCCAGCATTGGGCGGGCGACGAAGGCCATTTCGCGGTCGTAGTCGATCTGCGTCAGGCGGGCGAGCATCGGGCGCGGGATAGATTTGAGCGGCGCAAAGAAGCGCAGGCGCACGTCCTCGGGATCGACCTGTTCGATCATCGTGATGATATCCGGCGCATCTTCCGGGCGGATCGGGCGGAGGGAGACCAGCGTGCCGTCGCGGATCACCACCTGGGTCTCGAGATGATTGGGATAGGGCGGCACGGCGACCGGCGCCGCCTTACCCTTTTCTTGTACGCGGATGCGGGCATCCAGCGCGATCACCCCGGCTTCATCGGCCAGCAGGGGATTGATGTCGAGTTCCCGAAGGTCCGGGTGATCGATGGCAAGCTGCGCAACCTGGATCAAGGCGGCGGCAATGGCATCGCGGTCGGCGGGTGGGCGGGCGCGGAACCCGGCCAGTTGGCGGGAAATCCGCGTGCGCTGCATCAGTTCGTAGGCCAGGGGCATATTGAGCGGCGGTAGCGCCAAGGCTTTGTCGTTGCGCACCTCAACGGCAACGCCGCCGTGACCGAACAGCACGACCGGGCCGAAGGTGGGGTCGCTGGCGGTCCCGAGAATGAGTTCGAAGGCGCCGGGGCGGCGGATCATCTCCTGCACGGTGAACCCGGCGATTTCGGCGTCTGGCTTCAGCGCCTTCACCCGGCGCAGCATAGCGGCGGCGGCTTCTTTGGCGGAGGCGACCGACGGTAGATCGAGCGCGACCCCGCCAACGTCCGACTTATGGGTAATATCCGGGGATCGGATTTTGACCGCCAGCGGCAGGCTCAGGTCTTTGGCCGCCTCTAGAATCTCCTCCGGCGTCTCGACCGCGACCGTCCGCACCACTGGTACGCCATAGGCGGCCAGCACGCGCTTGGTTTCGGCTTCATCAAGCCACTCGCGCCCGTCCGCCCGCGCTTGGGCGAGGATAGCCGACACGGTGGCGTGATCGGGCGGGGTGGCGTCGGGCATGGCGGCGGGAAGCTGCTGCAATTGCGCCTGATTGCGCCGATGGCGGACCAGATGCATCAACCCCTTCACCGCCTCGGTCGGCGTGGCGAAGCTCGGCAGATCGGCGGCGGCGAAGCGGCGGCGGGCCTCCTGCGCTTCAAGCTCGCCCATCCAGGAGGTTAGCACCGGCTTATCGCCGCGCTTCAAATGGCTAATCACGGCGTCTGCCGCTTCGACGGAGGAGGCGACGGCAGTGGGGGAGTTGAGCAGCAGAATAGCGTCAACGCCCGGATCGGCCAGCACGCCATCCAGCGCATCGCAATAGCGCGACCCAGGGGCGTCACCGATGATATCGACCGGATTGGCGCGCGACCACGTGCGCGGCAGTTTGGGATCGAGCTTCGCGATGGTCTCCGGCGCTAGGCTGGCCAAAACGCCGCCTTCGTCCAGCAGGGCATCGGTTGCCAGCACGCCACAGCCGCCGCCATTGGTAACGATGGCCACCCGCTCGCCCTTTACCGGCGGCAGGCGGGCGAGGGTTTCGACGGCGGCGAACAGGTCCGACAGATCGGTAACGCGTAACATCCCGGCGCGGCGGAAGGCGGCATCATAAACCGCGTCCGACCCGGCCATCGCCCCCGTGTGGGAGGCTGCTGCTGCTGCTGCTGCTTGATGGCGCCCGGCCTTGATCACGACGACCGGCTTCAGCCGCGATAGGGCGCGGGCCGCCGACATGAATTTGCGCGCGTGGGTGACGCCTTCGATGTAAAGCAGGACCGATTTTGTGCCGGGGTCGAGCGCCAGATAATCCATCATATCGCCGAAATCGACATCGGCGCTGTCGCCCAAGGAAACGACGTGGGAAAAGCCGATGCCGCGCGCCGTCGCCCAATCCAGCAGCGCCGTCGCGACGGCGCCCGACTGGGTGACGCAGGCAATATCCCCCGGTAAGGCCGCCACATGGGCGAAGGAGGCATTGACCCCGGCACCCGGCACCAGAATGCCCAAGCAGTTTGGGCCAACGATGCGCATCACATGGGGGCGCGCCGCATCGAGCATCGCCTGCCGCAACCCCATTCCGGCAGAATCGCCGCCCTCGCCGAACCCGGCGGTAATGACCACGGCGCCCCGGCAGCCGCGCTGCGCTAGCCGCCCGACGAGATCAGGCACGCTGGCGGGCGGGGTGGCGATCACTGCGAGATCGGGCACCAGCGGCAGCGCATCGATATCGGCATAGGCCAGCACGCCTTCGACAGCGGCATTCTTCGGATGCACCGGCAGGATCGGCCCTTGAAACCCGGCGCGGAATAGGTTGCGCGCCAGCACCGCACCGACCGACCGTTCCTTCTGACTGGCGCCAATCAGGGCAATGGACTTGGGCTTAAAAAGGGCGTCGAGATTACGAACGGTCATCGCTATAAGACTCGGGCAGAAGGGGATCGCGCAGGCGATCGATTGTTTCACTTTACCCCAATTGGGTTTCAGATCGGCAACCATGACGCAGTACACATCGCCGCAGGCAGCCCTCTTGGAACACGATCCGCGCCCCCGCCCGCCGCTTGATGCCCGCGTGCTGGTCTATGTTGGGCTGGACCTGTTGGGCGATGGTTTGATGAAGCTGCCCTTCGTCCGGGCGCTGCGGGCGGCCTTCCCGGAGGGAGAGATCGTCTGGCTGGCGGGCAAAGGCGGTAGCGCGTACAAGACGCAGCTCGCGCCGCTGGTCAAAGGGTTGCTGACCGAGGTTGTCGAAAACGCCGATATCGGGTCGAGCTGGACCGAGATTCTCGGGCGGCCGATGAAGGACGACAGCTTCGATCTGGTCATCGATACGCAAACGCGGATGCTGACGACGCTGGTGCTGAAACGTATCAAGACCGGCTGCTTCATCTCTGGCGCCGCCGACTTCAGCCTTTCCACTATCAAGCCCGGCAAAGGCTATGTGCGGCCCGATGCCATGTGCGCGCGGCTGCTCGATCTGCTGCATCTGGCGACCGGCGAGGCACCCAATCCGCAGGCGCCGATCCCGATGGCGCGGGAGATTGGCGAGCTGGCCGGGCGGTTGCTGCCTGAGGGTTACCATTATGTCGCCTTCGCGCCGGGGGCGGGCGGCAAACATAAGATTTGGCCCTTGCAAAACTATGTGACCGTCGCGCGCAGTCTATCGGCTAACGACATTGTGCCGGTCTGGTTTCTGGGGCCGGATGAGGCCACGTGGATCGACGATATCGCCGCCAATGTGCCCGGCAGCCTGTTCCCGTTGCAGCATAGTGCCGCGCGCCCGCTAAAATATCGGGCCGATCTCACCATTGCGACGGCGAGTTTCTGCGCGGCTGGGGTCGCGAACGACTGCGGCGGCGGGCATTTACTGGCGGCGGCGGGGATTCCGCTGATCTCGCTGTTTGGGCCGACCGATCCGAGCAAGTTTGCACCGATGGCGCGCGATGGGATCGTCATCCGCGCCCAAGATTTTGGCGGCGAGGCGATGGAGAAAATCCCGCCGCAGGTGGTGCTTCAGGCGCTTTCGGGCTTTCTGTCGTAGCGCATCAGCACCAAGAGAAGCAGCAGGGCGGGCACCGCGACCAGCGCGCTGCTGATGAAGAACCACGCCCAGCTCATCTGCTCCGACAGCCAGCCGCCGCCGGAGGCGAGGAAACTGCGGGCGGTGGCGGCGAAGGCGGACAGCAGGGCGTAATGGGTGGCGCTATATTGGCGCTGCGATAGGCTGGAGAGATAGGCGACCAGCGGCGCCGTACCGATCCCAGCCGTGGCGTTTTCGACAAACACCGTGACCGACAGCACCGCCAGATCTGCCCCGGCATAGGCCTGCCAAACGAAGACGAAGTTGGATGCCGCTTGCAGAATGCCCCCGACCAGCAGCGCCTTCAGCAGGCCCATCTGACCGACCATCCAGCCGCCGATGAACACGCCGACGAGGGTCGCGATCAGGCCCCAGAGCTTACTGATCGTTGCAATGTCACTCTTCGAAAAGCCGATGGCCAGATAGAAGGGGTTGGTCATCACCCCCGCCACGGCGTCGCCGAGTTTATAGAGCACGACGAACAGCAGAATCAGCAGCCAGCGCGGCTGCGATAGAATGAAACTGCGGAAGGGTTCGATCAGCGTGGTCTGCACCCAGCCGTTCAGGTCGCGCGGCGGCGGCGCTTTTGCCGTTTCCGGCAGGGGTGGTTCGGGGATGCACAGCACCAGCAGGATGGCGACGGCGATAATCGCGGCCATTGCGGCATAGACGATGGTCCAGGAAAACACTTCGGCCAGATAGAGCGCGCCCGCCCCGGAAATTAGCATCCCCAGCCGATAGCCATAGATGGTCACGGCACTTCCGGCGCCCTGCTGCTGCGGCGCTAGGCTTTCGATGCGGTAGGCGTCGATGACGATATCTTGGCTGGCCGAGAAAAAGGCGATGCCGAGGGCGGCAAGGGCGATCTGCGTCGGCGATTGCGCCGGGTCGGTGACCGCTGCGCCCAGAATGGCGAAGATCAGGCCGATTTGTGTTAGAAGCATCCAGCCGCGCCGCCGCCCCAATTCGGCGAACAGCGGCGGCGGCACCGCATCCATGATCGGTGCCCAGGCGAATTTCCAGATATAGGGCGTGCCCGCCAGCGCAAACAGCGCGATCTGCGTGCGGCTGACCCCGGCCTCCGTCAGCCAGACCGACAGGGTGGAATAGGTCAGCGCCAGCGGCAGGCCCGAGGCGATGCCGAGCAGCAGCACGATCAGCACCGGCAGGCGGGCGTAAGTCTCTAGAAACCGGCCGAAGGCTGCGGGCATGGGCGGGTTCTCTCTCAGTCGGCCGCAGCGGCCTGGGTGGGAATGACCGGAACGGGCGGCGCCCCAGTATGATGCACGACTTGCTGCGGGAAGGGGATGGAAATGCCGACCTTATCGAAGGCTTCCTTGATCCCCCGGTTCAGCATCCGCCCAACGCCCCATTGCTTGCCCGGCTGGGTCTTCACCCGCACGCGCAGGATCATGGCGCTATCTTCAAACCGGTCGAGGCCGAAGATTTCCAGTGGCTCCAGCACGGCAGACGCATACTCCGGGTTCAAGCGTAGGGTTTCGTCGGCCTGTTTCAGAGTGTCGATAGCAAGGTCGAGGTTGGTCGCGTAATCGACCGACAGGTCAGCAACCGCGAAGCTGAAGTTCTTCGTATTATTCTGGATCGTCGTAACGGCGCTGAACGGGATCGTATGCACGGCACCGCGCAGGTCGCGCAACCGGATCGTGCGGATGGTCATGGCTTCGACCGTCCCGCTCTTGCCGCCGACTTCGACGGCATCCCCGACCGCAATCGAATCTTCGATCAGGATGAAGAGACCCGTGATCAGATCTTTCACCAGGGTCTGCGCGCCGAAACCGATGGCCAAGCCAACCACCCCGGCACCCGCCAGCAGCGGGGCGATGTTGATGCCGATTTCTGATAGGACGATCAGCGTCACCATCATCACCAGCACGATCAACAGCGCATTGCGCAGCAGCGGCAGCAGGGTCCGCATGCGGGGGGAGGGCGTGAGGCGCTGGCCGTCGTGCTCCGTCTCCTGCAACAGCCGTTCGATCCAGGACGATAGAATTTCCCAGACGATCACCGCCGCGACGATGACGACCAGGATGACCGTCAAGCTGGAGAGGATCTTCCGCCCGGCACCGTCGATCAGCCAGCCCAGGCTATCGAGCCCCCAGATTTGCAGCAGCAGTACCAGCGCCAGCAGATTGACGCCGACGCTCAGCATGGTTTGCAGTACCGGTAGATAGCGGTTGGCGCGGGCTTCAAGACCCGGGAAGCGCGCCGCCAAATCGGGACCGACGGTGAAGCCTAACGTGACGAGATGGCGCAGCCCCTGTTTCACCCAGCGCCCGGCCAGCAGCAACACCAGGGTCAGCCCGGTCGCGCGCAGCAGGAACAGGAAGCCGCCGGGAATATCCAGCGTCCAAACGCCATAGGCCGCGACGACATAGACGATCGCTAGAATGTGCCACACATCGGCGAGGCGGCGGCGCAGCGCCATCATATTCTCGCTGATATGCTTGGTCAGGCGCGACCCATTCCCCTCCGCCCGCAGCCATAGGCGCAAGGGTTCGGAGTTTTGGAGGATCAGCACGATGGCCATACCTGCGAGCGCAAGGCCGATTAACCGGGCGATCAGGTCGGCCAAGGCATCGGGCAGCGACAGCAGGCGCAGGGCATCGAGGCCAAGAATCCCATAGGCGGCCAGCGCCACCATCCGGCGCAGCCAGACGTAACAATAGGCGGCGGTTTCGTCGCTGAGGGGGACGAGGCGGAAGCGCGTTTGATCGGGCGCCAGGATCAGGCGGCCCAGCAGCAGTACGACGCGCACGATCAGATTGGCGTTGATCAGCAGCACGAGCACAAGCCGCGTTAGCCGGTCGGGCGCGATCAGCGAGAGGGTGATTTGGGCGGCGGCGGCAAAGGTCAGCACCGGCAACAGATCGAGAATGAACCGCCCGGCTAGCAGCAGCCAGCGTTGCAGCTTGGTTTCGCTCGGGCGGTCGGCAAGGCGCTGGCGGGGGCCGCGCAACAGCCGCGCGAGCAGCCATTCGCTGACCAGCGCACAGATGAGCAGTACCGCGACCTTCCCCGCTAGGGTGGCCCAGCGCTGCTGCCGATCAGGGTCGCGCCACCCAGCGGTATCGGCGGCGAGGTCGTCGGGCAGGGCGGCGAGGGTGCCGGCGGCTTCGGAGACGGCACCGCCGAGCTTCGCCAACCCATCCGACAGATGGGTGACGCCGCGCCCGAATAGGCCGCTGATCGTATCGGCGGCGGGGTCTGGCTGCCCGGCGGTCTTCTTCTGCTGATCGGCAAGCAGGGTGAGCTGCTTGATCAGCGCCTCGCGCGCCTGATCGTTCTTTAAGGTCTCGATCAGGGCGGGAAGATCGGGGGCTGCCTCTTTCGGCGGGTCGGCGGCCAGGGCGGCCGCGCCGCCAAAGGCCAGCCAGAAAGCCAGGAAAGCCGTAAGCAGATGCCGCATCATTCCCCCGTTCAGCGGTGTGAAAGCCGTCGAGGCTGCTACCAGAAGACGACTGTTTTGTGGCCGTTGATCAAGACCCGATGTTCGGCGTGGAACTGCACCGCGCGCGCCAGCACGATGCTTTCGATGTCGCGGCCCATGGCGACCATCTGCTCGTTGGTCGTGGCATGATCGACCCGCTCCACCGCCTGTTCGATGATCGGTCCTTCGTCAAGATCGGCGGTCACGTAATGGGCCGTCGCGCCGATCAGCTTCACGCCGCGTTCGAAGGCCTGCTGATAGGGTTTCGCGCCCTTAAAGCTGGGCAGGAAGGAATGATGGATGTTGATGCAGCGGCCCGACAGCGCCCGGCAGAGATCGGGGGAGAGCACCTGCATGTAGCGGGCGAGAACGACGAGATCGATCTGATACTCGTCGATCAGCTTCAGCAACTGTTCTTCCTGGTCGGCCTTGGTCGGCGCCGCACCCTTCGGCCCCAGCGGCAGATGGTGGTACGGCAGCCCGTGCCAGCGCGCCTGTTCCTCGAAATCCGTATGGTTGGAGACGATGGCCGGGATTTCGATGGGCAACAGATCGGATCGCCAGCGGTATAAGAGATCGTTGAGGCAATGACCAAAGCGCGAGACCAGCGGCAGCACCCGGCACTTCTTGTTCGGATCGTGCAGCGCCCAGGTCATGTTGAAGCGTTCGGCGGTGGGGCGGAACCCCGCTTCAAGCTCCGTCTTCGTTAGGCCCGAGCCGATGGGATCGACGGTCGTGCGCATGAAGAACTGGCCCGTCGCCTCGTCTTCGAACTGGTAGGAGCGGCGGATATTGAACCCGGCTAAGGCCAGGAAATTGCTAACCGCCGCGACGATGCCAACGGCATCCTTGCACTGCAGGGTCAGAATGTAAGAGCCAACTTTGCTGCTGTCGGTGCGGGTCGGATAAGCGGTCATGCTGGCGCTTTCGGCGGAATGCTGCGTGTCCATCTCTAACTCTTACGAAGCGGTGCGGCCGTAATCGTCGCTAAAGCGCACGATATCGTCCTCACCGGTATAGCTGCCGGTCTGGACTTCGATGAAGACCAGCGGCTCGCTGCCCGGGTTGGCGATGCGGTGCTTGGCTTCGACTGGGATGTAAACATGCTCGCCGACGGCAAGCTGCGTGACGGTTTCGTTCACCGTCACTTCGGCCGCGCCCGCGACGATGGCCCAATGTTCGGCGCGGCGGTGGTGCATCTGCAACGACAGGCGCTGGCCCGGCAGAACGGTAATACGCTTCACCTTGTAGGTGTCGGCATCCAGCAGAACTTCGTACTGGCCCCAGGGGCGGTGACCGATTTCCATGAGTTCCTCGATCCGGGGAGAGGCTGAAACGGTCCGCATCCTATCGGCACGCTGTAATAACGCCAACAAAAAGGCGGCATCGCTGCCGCCTTTCCCCGACTTTTCAGTGTTTTGGTGAAACGAAAGATCAGGCGGCGTTGCGCTGAACCGGGCTGGCGGCGCGCGGCGCTTCGACCGGACGGGCCGGGGCGGACGGCAGTTCGCCCGCTTCGGCCAGGCGCCCGATCAGCGCGGCAACAGCACGGTCCAGGGCTGCAAGGTCGGCCGGGGCCAGCTTCGCCATGGCTTTCGCCAGCGGATCCGGCCAGGAGCGGACGCGGTTCGCCAGCTTCTCGCCGGTTTCCGTCAGCGACACCACAAGGGCGCGGCGGTCCTGATCGGCGGCGCGCTTGGCAACGAAGCCCTTGCGCACCAGCGTTGCCACCGCGTCCGAGACGGTCGCGGGGGTGACGACCAGTTCAGCCGCCAAGCGGCTGATGGTCGGGGCGGTCTCGCACCCGGCGAGATGCGCCAGGATCGAGGCTTGCAGGGCGGTCAGCCCAGCAGCATTGGCGCGGCGGTTTTCATTCCCGCGCGAAACGGCGCCCAGGCGGGCAATAGCATCGGAAAGCTGCTCGACGGAAACGGCCGAGGGAAGCTGCGTCGGAGATGTCATTGAGTTCATGGCGGGCGGGTATAGTCGGAACTGCTAGGAAGGCTCAAGAGGTGAAACGCGCAAACAAGCGTTGTTATAACAACATTTGTCCGGGGCGTTGCAAAAAGGTGGCAGTGCTATCAATTGTCACGACCCCTCGGTCCCAGGGTGGTAGCGTCAGGGTTTTTGCATTACATTGTCATTCACACACCCTTGGGAGCGAAAAAA encodes the following:
- a CDS encoding mechanosensitive ion channel domain-containing protein, which produces MMRHLLTAFLAFWLAFGGAAALAADPPKEAAPDLPALIETLKNDQAREALIKQLTLLADQQKKTAGQPDPAADTISGLFGRGVTHLSDGLAKLGGAVSEAAGTLAALPDDLAADTAGWRDPDRQQRWATLAGKVAVLLICALVSEWLLARLLRGPRQRLADRPSETKLQRWLLLAGRFILDLLPVLTFAAAAQITLSLIAPDRLTRLVLVLLINANLIVRVVLLLGRLILAPDQTRFRLVPLSDETAAYCYVWLRRMVALAAYGILGLDALRLLSLPDALADLIARLIGLALAGMAIVLILQNSEPLRLWLRAEGNGSRLTKHISENMMALRRRLADVWHILAIVYVVAAYGVWTLDIPGGFLFLLRATGLTLVLLLAGRWVKQGLRHLVTLGFTVGPDLAARFPGLEARANRYLPVLQTMLSVGVNLLALVLLLQIWGLDSLGWLIDGAGRKILSSLTVILVVIVAAVIVWEILSSWIERLLQETEHDGQRLTPSPRMRTLLPLLRNALLIVLVMMVTLIVLSEIGINIAPLLAGAGVVGLAIGFGAQTLVKDLITGLFILIEDSIAVGDAVEVGGKSGTVEAMTIRTIRLRDLRGAVHTIPFSAVTTIQNNTKNFSFAVADLSVDYATNLDLAIDTLKQADETLRLNPEYASAVLEPLEIFGLDRFEDSAMILRVRVKTQPGKQWGVGRMLNRGIKEAFDKVGISIPFPQQVVHHTGAPPVPVIPTQAAAAD
- a CDS encoding bifunctional acetate--CoA ligase family protein/GNAT family N-acetyltransferase, translated to MTVRNLDALFKPKSIALIGASQKERSVGAVLARNLFRAGFQGPILPVHPKNAAVEGVLAYADIDALPLVPDLAVIATPPASVPDLVGRLAQRGCRGAVVITAGFGEGGDSAGMGLRQAMLDAARPHVMRIVGPNCLGILVPGAGVNASFAHVAALPGDIACVTQSGAVATALLDWATARGIGFSHVVSLGDSADVDFGDMMDYLALDPGTKSVLLYIEGVTHARKFMSAARALSRLKPVVVIKAGRHQAAAAAAASHTGAMAGSDAVYDAAFRRAGMLRVTDLSDLFAAVETLARLPPVKGERVAIVTNGGGCGVLATDALLDEGGVLASLAPETIAKLDPKLPRTWSRANPVDIIGDAPGSRYCDALDGVLADPGVDAILLLNSPTAVASSVEAADAVISHLKRGDKPVLTSWMGELEAQEARRRFAAADLPSFATPTEAVKGLMHLVRHRRNQAQLQQLPAAMPDATPPDHATVSAILAQARADGREWLDEAETKRVLAAYGVPVVRTVAVETPEEILEAAKDLSLPLAVKIRSPDITHKSDVGGVALDLPSVASAKEAAAAMLRRVKALKPDAEIAGFTVQEMIRRPGAFELILGTASDPTFGPVVLFGHGGVAVEVRNDKALALPPLNMPLAYELMQRTRISRQLAGFRARPPADRDAIAAALIQVAQLAIDHPDLRELDINPLLADEAGVIALDARIRVQEKGKAAPVAVPPYPNHLETQVVIRDGTLVSLRPIRPEDAPDIITMIEQVDPEDVRLRFFAPLKSIPRPMLARLTQIDYDREMAFVARPMLDDGSLGPIWGTVRLTCDADLTVGEYAILIRSDIKGRGLGYTLMHQIIGYGQERKVGKIVGTILRENEPMLTMARDLGFGLKVSEEDTGVMEAALPLAQ
- a CDS encoding MarR family winged helix-turn-helix transcriptional regulator; amino-acid sequence: MTSPTQLPSAVSVEQLSDAIARLGAVSRGNENRRANAAGLTALQASILAHLAGCETAPTISRLAAELVVTPATVSDAVATLVRKGFVAKRAADQDRRALVVSLTETGEKLANRVRSWPDPLAKAMAKLAPADLAALDRAVAALIGRLAEAGELPSAPARPVEAPRAASPVQRNAA
- a CDS encoding AmpG family muropeptide MFS transporter; the encoded protein is MPAAFGRFLETYARLPVLIVLLLGIASGLPLALTYSTLSVWLTEAGVSRTQIALFALAGTPYIWKFAWAPIMDAVPPPLFAELGRRRGWMLLTQIGLIFAILGAAVTDPAQSPTQIALAALGIAFFSASQDIVIDAYRIESLAPQQQGAGSAVTIYGYRLGMLISGAGALYLAEVFSWTIVYAAMAAIIAVAILLVLCIPEPPLPETAKAPPPRDLNGWVQTTLIEPFRSFILSQPRWLLILLFVVLYKLGDAVAGVMTNPFYLAIGFSKSDIATISKLWGLIATLVGVFIGGWMVGQMGLLKALLVGGILQAASNFVFVWQAYAGADLAVLSVTVFVENATAGIGTAPLVAYLSSLSQRQYSATHYALLSAFAATARSFLASGGGWLSEQMSWAWFFISSALVAVPALLLLLVLMRYDRKPESA
- a CDS encoding phosphomannose isomerase type II C-terminal cupin domain, producing MEIGHRPWGQYEVLLDADTYKVKRITVLPGQRLSLQMHHRRAEHWAIVAGAAEVTVNETVTQLAVGEHVYIPVEAKHRIANPGSEPLVFIEVQTGSYTGEDDIVRFSDDYGRTAS
- a CDS encoding glycosyltransferase family 9 protein; translation: MTQYTSPQAALLEHDPRPRPPLDARVLVYVGLDLLGDGLMKLPFVRALRAAFPEGEIVWLAGKGGSAYKTQLAPLVKGLLTEVVENADIGSSWTEILGRPMKDDSFDLVIDTQTRMLTTLVLKRIKTGCFISGAADFSLSTIKPGKGYVRPDAMCARLLDLLHLATGEAPNPQAPIPMAREIGELAGRLLPEGYHYVAFAPGAGGKHKIWPLQNYVTVARSLSANDIVPVWFLGPDEATWIDDIAANVPGSLFPLQHSAARPLKYRADLTIATASFCAAGVANDCGGGHLLAAAGIPLISLFGPTDPSKFAPMARDGIVIRAQDFGGEAMEKIPPQVVLQALSGFLS
- the purU gene encoding formyltetrahydrofolate deformylase yields the protein MTAYPTRTDSSKVGSYILTLQCKDAVGIVAAVSNFLALAGFNIRRSYQFEDEATGQFFMRTTVDPIGSGLTKTELEAGFRPTAERFNMTWALHDPNKKCRVLPLVSRFGHCLNDLLYRWRSDLLPIEIPAIVSNHTDFEEQARWHGLPYHHLPLGPKGAAPTKADQEEQLLKLIDEYQIDLVVLARYMQVLSPDLCRALSGRCINIHHSFLPSFKGAKPYQQAFERGVKLIGATAHYVTADLDEGPIIEQAVERVDHATTNEQMVAMGRDIESIVLARAVQFHAEHRVLINGHKTVVFW
- a CDS encoding type III PLP-dependent enzyme codes for the protein MTAKIERYLAENQVETPCLVVDLDVIAENYRTMNRLLPLARIFYAVKANPEPAVVAMLNGLGSSFDTASRGEIDLVLGQGASPDRVSFGNTIKKQRDIAYAYEKGVRLFAFDSEAELEKLAESAPGAKVFCRILMECGGAEWPLSRKFGCAPEMATDLLVRARDLGLEPYGISFHVGSQQTDIGQWDVAIGRAAAMFSAIAKANIDLKMVNIGGGFPAKYRANIRPVEAYCDGVMSAMQKHFGNAIPEIIIEPGRSMVGDAGVIQTEVVLISKKDYEEDKRWVYLDIGKFGGLAETMDEAIKYDIATDRDGGETAPVILAGPTCDSADILYEKTEYRLPVELKVGDKVKILATGAYTTSYSAVNFNGFAPLKAVCI